One Helicobacter cetorum MIT 00-7128 DNA window includes the following coding sequences:
- a CDS encoding VirB8/TrbF family protein codes for MSNLQELREHLKELENSFEIGSFTKENIKEYAKCFFMSLSMFLEEQEKNQQEEPLEQDTKENQEELIKSIQTSIAKNQELEKISFEKWANKVQERVLPELERIVTHKLQENITSSINTQLESFKKDELDLASVFEIQRKNTQIAYRLAIGSLIGVVSLSLALVFLMPLKQTEPYFVDFANSDKHFAVIQRADTKVDYGEAFLRNLVGSYIMSRETINHIDDKIRLNEVIREQSSEEVWKTLEQLVSGKGSIYSNSNMDREVKIINISIYKQGKQQNIAVADIVAKVFDKGYLISEKRYRVSLIYHFKPLIQFDYSTMPKNPTGFIVDKYSLSEIASIKALDKTYKKIERPHSKIEYKSPKQTNAQNKEEPKEKPNNKGEQ; via the coding sequence ATGTCTAATTTGCAAGAGCTTAGAGAGCATTTAAAAGAATTAGAAAATTCCTTTGAGATAGGCTCTTTTACCAAAGAAAATATTAAAGAATATGCTAAATGCTTTTTTATGAGTTTAAGCATGTTTTTAGAAGAACAAGAAAAAAACCAACAAGAAGAGCCTTTAGAACAAGATACTAAAGAAAATCAAGAAGAACTCATTAAAAGCATTCAAACAAGCATTGCCAAAAACCAAGAGCTAGAAAAAATCTCTTTTGAAAAATGGGCTAACAAAGTGCAAGAAAGAGTGTTGCCTGAGTTAGAACGCATTGTTACGCATAAATTGCAAGAAAATATCACATCTAGCATAAACACACAATTAGAAAGTTTTAAAAAAGATGAATTAGATTTAGCAAGCGTATTTGAAATACAAAGAAAAAACACTCAAATTGCTTATAGACTAGCTATAGGCTCACTAATAGGCGTTGTCTCTTTGAGTTTGGCTCTAGTCTTTTTAATGCCTTTAAAACAGACTGAACCTTATTTTGTAGATTTTGCTAATAGTGATAAGCATTTTGCTGTAATTCAAAGAGCTGATACTAAAGTAGATTATGGCGAGGCATTTTTAAGAAATCTTGTAGGCTCTTATATTATGTCTAGAGAAACTATCAATCATATTGATGACAAAATCCGCCTTAATGAAGTCATTAGAGAGCAAAGCTCTGAAGAAGTGTGGAAAACTTTAGAACAATTAGTATCAGGCAAAGGAAGTATCTATTCTAACTCTAATATGGATAGAGAAGTAAAAATTATCAATATTTCTATCTATAAACAAGGCAAACAGCAAAATATCGCTGTAGCAGACATTGTAGCTAAAGTCTTTGATAAAGGCTATTTAATTTCTGAAAAACGCTATAGAGTTTCTTTAATCTATCATTTTAAGCCACTTATTCAATTTGACTATAGCACTATGCCTAAAAATCCTACAGGCTTTATTGTAGATAAATATTCCTTGAGTGAGATTGCTAGTATTAAAGCCCTAGACAAGACTTATAAAAAGATAGAAAGACCCCATTCAAAAATTGAATATAAAAGCCCCAAACAAACTAACGCTCAAAATAAAGAAGAACCTAAAGAAAAGCCTAATAATAAGGGAGAGCAATGA
- a CDS encoding TrbG/VirB9 family P-type conjugative transfer protein, translating into MIRAFRGISLTLSFLTPLLAENNIQNYSEPMDYSQNPTIQPFNNAPTNNYNQPQNPNTQPYVQQTMQNYNTQSYSQQTTQNQNTYPQQQPTMQNIPSGNNQSNTIINNTKQFTNNALNSTKQTINNATNYVGNQLTPKPNDVPISAFKNNNPFNNKAEPNLQSSETEENDENNDNALKPMTNFNAIQTNFFSKNRSIKDNAHFIHYTIGDTFNVRLRYAMTTTFIFDEPISQVVLGDDIGFSTKMLGEDKEHLISNILLIKPLQIGVDSNLTIIGKSGKVYSFYVFSTTYTSSKNPALMVYVSSKEYFKNFTTTKKETNKENKPTHSTPNKDIKTSHNTPKKIAQTKNPLNAKEPTSFSKTKNPTKTAITPTSSYRFKSPSYPPNNALANSRKASENFSVISNKTKSAKEHRHSQDEMKYVDYSAKIKDDGKFIKIGDEVNHIYINKKKMEYGYVIIDKKKRKWYCLWMCKKVVKSKYKDDLPTQIFNDEQFTYFKFNRSNARSKFPVVYKVIDGYDNPVNSRIVGDYLIAEDVSNQWNLKLGKAYLCIEKIAKRAR; encoded by the coding sequence ATGATTAGAGCGTTTAGGGGAATTAGTCTCACTTTGTCTTTTTTAACTCCCTTATTAGCAGAAAATAATATTCAAAATTATAGTGAGCCAATGGATTATTCACAAAATCCTACCATACAGCCCTTTAATAATGCGCCCACTAATAATTATAACCAACCACAAAACCCTAATACACAACCCTATGTGCAACAAACAATGCAAAACTATAACACACAATCTTATTCACAACAAACAACGCAAAATCAAAACACCTATCCACAACAACAACCTACTATGCAAAACATACCAAGTGGTAATAACCAATCAAACACTATTATCAACAATACTAAGCAATTCACTAATAACGCTCTTAATAGCACCAAGCAAACTATCAATAATGCCACTAATTATGTTGGTAATCAACTCACTCCAAAACCTAATGATGTGCCTATTAGTGCGTTTAAAAACAATAATCCATTTAACAATAAAGCAGAACCTAATTTACAAAGTAGTGAAACAGAAGAAAATGATGAGAATAACGATAACGCTCTAAAGCCCATGACTAATTTTAACGCTATTCAGACTAATTTCTTTTCTAAAAATCGCTCTATCAAGGATAACGCCCACTTTATCCACTACACCATAGGCGATACTTTTAATGTGCGCCTTAGATATGCTATGACTACTACCTTTATTTTTGATGAACCCATCTCTCAAGTGGTCTTAGGCGATGACATAGGCTTTTCTACTAAAATGCTTGGCGAAGATAAAGAGCATTTGATTTCTAATATCTTACTCATTAAGCCTTTGCAAATTGGCGTAGATAGTAATTTAACTATCATTGGAAAAAGTGGTAAGGTCTATAGCTTTTATGTGTTTTCAACCACTTATACGAGTTCTAAAAACCCTGCCTTAATGGTGTATGTGTCTTCAAAAGAGTATTTTAAAAATTTCACTACCACTAAAAAAGAAACCAACAAAGAAAATAAACCCACTCATAGCACCCCAAACAAAGATATTAAAACAAGCCATAACACCCCTAAAAAGATAGCTCAAACTAAAAACCCTTTAAATGCTAAAGAGCCAACTTCATTTTCAAAAACAAAAAACCCTACTAAAACAGCAATTACACCTACTTCTTCATATCGTTTTAAATCCCCTAGCTATCCACCCAATAACGCTCTAGCTAATTCTAGGAAAGCTTCAGAAAATTTTAGTGTCATTAGCAACAAAACTAAATCAGCAAAAGAGCATAGACATAGCCAAGATGAAATGAAGTATGTGGATTACTCAGCCAAAATCAAAGATGATGGCAAGTTCATCAAAATTGGAGATGAAGTCAATCATATCTATATCAATAAGAAAAAAATGGAATATGGCTATGTCATCATAGATAAGAAAAAGCGTAAATGGTATTGCCTATGGATGTGCAAAAAGGTTGTCAAATCCAAATATAAAGATGATTTACCCACTCAAATTTTTAATGATGAGCAATTTACCTATTTTAAGTTCAACCGCTCTAATGCTAGAAGTAAGTTCCCTGTAGTCTATAAAGTCATAGACGGCTATGATAACCCTGTTAATAGCCGAATAGTAGGCGATTATCTAATTGCTGAAGATGTCTCAAATCAGTGGAATTTAAAGCTTGGTAAAGCCTATCTTTGTATAGAAAAGATAGCAAAGAGAGCAAGATGA
- a CDS encoding DNA type IV secretion system protein ComB10 produces MNKSLLKKIGLGALGAITLMALGILANKNQNQNNQEEIFQVSESKFPLSDYFFEEVKEEPKEKAKETTQTTTQQPTTQANVSTNPIVVGYNPLNHSLNNQNSTLNHLQNVLQQKPKEKSKKTKHTKEQLEFLNTRLKPLEPLKNATKPETEYGVDSFTNLKYKDVGTNEHKLLRTITADRMIPAFLITPISSQIAGKVTAQVESDIFANMGRAVLIPKGSKVIGYYNNNNQIGEYRLNIAWTRIITPQGINIMLTNARGADVKGYNGLIGKVIKRNFERYGLPLLTSTLSNGLLIGLTSALANRQNKAGVGNPFFGDYLLMQLTRNTGMSINQVINQMLRQNARQNPIIIIREGSRVFISPNLDIFIPKPKDGEVLAEFFKEKKPLIKKQNEEISNEDEI; encoded by the coding sequence ATGAATAAATCGTTGCTTAAAAAGATAGGCTTAGGCGCTTTAGGTGCTATTACTTTAATGGCACTAGGCATACTTGCTAATAAAAATCAAAACCAAAATAACCAAGAAGAAATCTTTCAAGTAAGCGAGAGTAAATTCCCACTAAGCGATTATTTCTTTGAAGAAGTCAAAGAAGAACCAAAAGAAAAAGCAAAAGAAACTACGCAAACAACTACACAACAACCTACAACGCAAGCTAATGTTTCAACTAATCCTATTGTCGTGGGTTACAACCCCCTTAATCATAGTCTTAATAATCAAAATAGCACACTTAATCATTTGCAAAATGTTTTACAGCAAAAGCCAAAAGAAAAATCCAAAAAAACAAAGCACACCAAAGAGCAATTAGAGTTTTTAAATACACGCCTTAAACCCCTAGAGCCTTTAAAGAATGCCACTAAGCCAGAGACTGAATATGGTGTGGATAGTTTTACTAATTTGAAGTATAAAGATGTCGGCACTAATGAGCATAAGCTTTTAAGAACTATTACAGCTGATAGAATGATACCAGCTTTTTTAATCACGCCTATTAGCTCTCAAATTGCTGGCAAAGTAACCGCTCAAGTAGAGAGTGATATATTTGCTAATATGGGAAGAGCGGTGCTAATTCCTAAAGGCTCTAAGGTTATAGGTTATTACAACAACAATAACCAAATTGGCGAATACCGCCTAAATATTGCTTGGACTAGAATTATCACCCCTCAAGGCATAAACATTATGCTCACTAATGCAAGGGGAGCTGATGTAAAGGGCTATAATGGTCTAATTGGCAAAGTCATTAAGCGTAATTTTGAACGCTATGGACTTCCTTTACTCACTTCCACACTCTCTAATGGGCTTTTAATAGGCTTAACTTCAGCCCTAGCTAATAGACAAAATAAAGCAGGTGTAGGCAATCCTTTTTTTGGGGATTACTTACTTATGCAACTCACTAGAAATACAGGCATGAGTATCAATCAAGTCATCAATCAAATGTTAAGACAAAACGCTAGACAAAACCCCATTATCATCATTAGAGAGGGGAGCAGAGTGTTTATTAGCCCTAATTTAGACATTTTTATCCCTAAGCCTAAAGATGGGGAAGTTCTAGCAGAGTTTTTTAAGGAGAAAAAACCATTGATTAAAAAACAAAACGAGGAAATTAGCAATGAAGATGAAATCTAA
- a CDS encoding membrane protein has translation MNTNLKKALFLTTLSCLQANEGFLAIMPNESKEESISQEKQLEQKIAPQNTIKKQQSAPLQSAELLQSQVKREVKEQKKSQKHLVAMQTKNGFFLGSEIAITGTSLTQSLSLISNVTDDLLTYSKTSKNANFNMGLLVGYQHYFGTKKRHGIKISSHLYGGTPSEISTDIKIYNSKVSTNYTPLNFGLDVKYLFDFLNVIKKNRHTLGLSVGFGWRMQYYFAKIDPIKTSHSEFITNKPKDIFNHGFYPTIGLHYYLNHHQFEINYRFGGAINYQFVVPSKIVAQNGNFKGEVLFSNFLTKATNSSYIAFNYAYLF, from the coding sequence ATGAACACTAATTTAAAAAAAGCCTTGTTTTTAACTACTCTTAGTTGCTTACAAGCTAATGAGGGCTTTTTAGCCATTATGCCTAATGAGAGCAAAGAAGAAAGTATCTCGCAAGAAAAGCAATTAGAGCAAAAGATTGCTCCACAAAATACCATTAAAAAACAACAATCAGCTCCTTTGCAAAGCGCTGAATTGTTGCAAAGTCAAGTTAAAAGAGAAGTTAAAGAGCAAAAAAAGTCTCAAAAACACTTAGTAGCTATGCAAACTAAAAATGGCTTTTTCTTAGGCTCAGAAATTGCCATTACAGGCACAAGTTTAACTCAAAGTTTAAGCCTTATTTCTAATGTTACAGATGATTTGCTAACTTATAGCAAGACTTCTAAAAATGCTAATTTTAATATGGGACTATTAGTAGGTTATCAGCATTATTTTGGGACTAAGAAAAGACATGGGATTAAAATCTCAAGTCATCTTTATGGAGGCACACCTAGTGAAATAAGCACAGATATAAAGATTTACAATTCTAAGGTTAGCACTAATTATACGCCTTTAAATTTTGGACTAGATGTGAAGTATTTGTTTGACTTTTTAAATGTTATTAAAAAGAACCGCCATACACTAGGGCTAAGTGTAGGCTTTGGCTGGCGTATGCAATACTATTTTGCAAAAATAGACCCCATAAAAACCAGCCATAGTGAGTTTATCACTAATAAACCTAAGGATATTTTTAATCATGGTTTTTATCCTACCATTGGACTGCATTATTACTTAAACCACCATCAATTTGAAATCAACTATCGTTTTGGAGGGGCAATCAATTATCAATTTGTTGTGCCTAGCAAAATTGTCGCTCAAAACGGGAATTTTAAGGGCGAAGTCTTGTTTTCTAATTTTCTTACCAAAGCAACTAATTCTAGCTACATAGCGTTTAACTACGCTTATTTATTTTAA
- a CDS encoding ATPase, T2SS/T4P/T4SS family: MDLDKLKDYRALRHCILKLLPYLKSGITELIMNREKEIWLYKLNGTREKVFDENLDKAFLLSFGEQLASFRDLFFNANYPTLNTSIPTSRYRVSMNHFAISADNELSLNIRVPSEKKFNLEAFKLSSMCQYDYEYLQTLMIEGKNLLISGGTGSGKTSFLNALIEFIPKHTRILSVEDSQELDLRAFDNHKSLLVDKTESSHFTYEDALNMAMRMSPDRLMVGEIDTRNAMLFLRFGNTGHKGMVSTLHADSVRSVIEAIGLNLQMRNKSDLSLDVVRKFFESSVDVVAQIVLDKATNTRYIQEILPAKELRSSL; this comes from the coding sequence ATGGACTTAGACAAACTCAAAGATTATAGAGCTTTAAGGCATTGCATTTTAAAGCTCTTGCCCTATTTAAAGAGTGGTATTACAGAACTCATTATGAATAGAGAAAAAGAAATTTGGCTCTATAAGCTTAATGGGACTAGAGAAAAAGTCTTTGATGAAAATTTAGACAAAGCCTTTTTATTAAGCTTTGGGGAGCAATTAGCAAGTTTTAGAGATTTATTTTTTAATGCCAATTACCCCACCCTTAACACTTCAATCCCCACATCCAGATACAGGGTGAGTATGAACCACTTTGCTATTAGTGCGGATAATGAGCTGAGTTTGAATATTAGAGTGCCTAGTGAGAAAAAGTTTAACTTAGAAGCTTTTAAACTCTCTTCTATGTGTCAATACGACTATGAGTATTTACAAACGCTTATGATTGAGGGTAAGAACTTACTCATTAGTGGGGGAACAGGCAGTGGAAAAACAAGCTTTTTAAACGCTTTGATTGAGTTTATCCCTAAACACACAAGAATTTTAAGTGTTGAAGATAGCCAAGAGCTAGATTTAAGGGCGTTTGATAACCATAAATCCTTGTTAGTGGATAAAACCGAAAGCTCTCATTTTACTTATGAAGACGCTTTAAATATGGCAATGAGAATGTCTCCTGATAGGCTTATGGTAGGCGAGATTGACACACGAAATGCCATGCTTTTTTTAAGATTTGGCAACACTGGGCATAAGGGCATGGTTTCTACTCTACATGCAGATAGCGTGCGTTCAGTCATAGAGGCGATTGGCTTAAACTTGCAAATGCGTAATAAAAGCGATTTGAGTTTAGATGTAGTGAGAAAATTCTTTGAAAGTAGCGTAGATGTGGTCGCACAAATTGTTTTAGATAAAGCCACTAACACTAGATATATCCAAGAAATCTTACCTGCAAAAGAATTAAGAAGTAGCCTATGA
- a CDS encoding type IV secretory system conjugative DNA transfer family protein: MKMQFVKAFCVLFSILLIPLFFILANYYTFDALKSLRQAYFFSQSVFVGLYNGASIFDLKFEVYITMLMSLTPLVATIYISFPKTTEISHGYARWANVKDIECFKVFSKEGFCKVVHRLGVQFDNGFILGKFGFPKLRNVCYDKPLGAMIVAPPGAGKTACIALPNLLTLPNSCIITDIKGELRDKTAGYRQKFLNNRILIFNPYGDDNTCYFNPFDKRIVEKMTFAEQLRHVKAVGDGIFVDEEDHWVSKAKELFVFFALLQIVTKGYSSFYDVSIAPTDDYAPLIHPKSPYYKQLYQHDKKTGEVILDPQTNAPMPVLQADILKLFLKQTADQKYIDVNDERNYNPNEPNPPYGTKDALDEIIRTGARKWARTPDDEFGSIMSSFVRFMFVYQDPKVREATSKMSFDYEELRTSKISIYIVIAQIDIGTLSPLVRTFLESIAKNLMVKESSKPEERIFIIADEFVRFGKLPFLLEMPALCRSYNVVPLFITQDYAMIRKHYSDDDLKILKGVVHYNIVFKMNSAEDAEIVSKEVGEFTRQSKNYSTEKGQLVFGGSSSYSHEGRNLLTAQDIMNINSDEVIVIVTGAKATPLKLKANYWFKDKELLKRANLPIDLEVERKRVEGPTQPTTEIETTPNQNKANLEPSNEGENTENESNESNNKNNPTTELENSNLIESEQDNENPITSESKNENTEQGNHNEIDEILKKPMSEISMEEKRALFKKMQQGDEESEQEILQSTQN; encoded by the coding sequence ATGAAAATGCAATTTGTGAAAGCTTTTTGTGTGCTTTTTAGCATTTTGCTTATCCCCTTATTTTTTATCTTGGCTAATTACTACACTTTTGATGCCCTAAAGTCGTTGAGACAAGCTTATTTCTTTTCTCAAAGCGTTTTTGTAGGGCTTTATAACGGAGCGAGTATCTTTGATTTAAAATTTGAAGTCTATATCACCATGCTTATGTCTTTAACACCCTTAGTAGCTACAATCTATATCAGTTTTCCAAAGACTACAGAAATTTCGCATGGTTATGCGAGATGGGCTAATGTTAAAGATATAGAATGCTTTAAAGTCTTTAGTAAAGAGGGCTTTTGTAAGGTAGTGCATAGATTAGGGGTGCAATTTGATAATGGCTTTATTTTAGGTAAATTTGGTTTTCCTAAGCTTAGAAATGTGTGCTATGACAAACCCTTAGGAGCGATGATTGTTGCACCCCCTGGAGCTGGAAAAACTGCATGTATTGCTTTGCCAAACTTATTGACTTTACCTAATAGCTGTATTATCACTGACATTAAAGGCGAACTAAGAGATAAGACTGCTGGATATAGACAAAAATTCTTAAACAACAGGATTTTAATCTTTAATCCCTATGGTGATGATAACACTTGCTATTTCAATCCTTTTGATAAAAGGATTGTTGAAAAGATGACCTTTGCAGAGCAATTAAGGCATGTTAAGGCAGTGGGCGATGGCATTTTTGTAGATGAAGAAGACCACTGGGTGTCTAAAGCCAAAGAACTTTTTGTCTTTTTTGCTCTTTTACAAATAGTAACCAAAGGGTATAGCTCTTTTTATGATGTCTCTATCGCTCCAACAGATGATTATGCTCCCTTAATACACCCTAAAAGCCCTTACTACAAGCAACTCTATCAGCATGATAAAAAGACAGGTGAAGTTATCCTAGACCCACAAACTAACGCCCCTATGCCAGTCCTACAAGCTGATATTTTAAAACTCTTTTTAAAGCAAACGGCTGACCAAAAATACATAGATGTAAATGATGAAAGAAATTATAATCCTAATGAGCCTAACCCACCTTATGGAACAAAGGACGCACTAGATGAAATCATAAGAACTGGTGCGAGAAAATGGGCTAGAACTCCTGATGATGAGTTTGGGAGCATTATGTCTTCTTTTGTGCGATTTATGTTTGTTTATCAAGACCCCAAAGTGCGTGAAGCCACTTCTAAAATGAGCTTTGATTATGAAGAATTAAGAACAAGCAAAATTAGTATCTACATCGTGATTGCTCAAATTGATATAGGCACACTCTCTCCGTTAGTGAGAACTTTTTTAGAAAGCATTGCTAAAAATCTTATGGTTAAAGAAAGCTCTAAACCTGAAGAGCGTATTTTTATCATCGCTGATGAATTTGTTAGATTTGGTAAGTTGCCTTTCTTGTTAGAAATGCCAGCATTGTGTCGCTCTTATAATGTCGTTCCCTTATTCATCACGCAAGACTACGCAATGATTAGAAAACACTACAGCGATGATGATTTGAAAATCCTAAAAGGCGTGGTGCATTATAACATTGTCTTTAAGATGAATAGTGCAGAAGATGCTGAGATTGTCTCTAAGGAAGTGGGCGAATTTACAAGACAATCTAAAAATTATTCTACTGAAAAAGGTCAGTTAGTCTTTGGAGGTAGCTCTTCTTATAGCCATGAGGGTAGAAACTTACTCACAGCCCAAGACATTATGAACATCAATTCTGATGAAGTCATTGTCATTGTTACAGGGGCAAAAGCTACCCCCTTAAAACTCAAGGCTAACTATTGGTTTAAAGATAAAGAGCTTTTAAAAAGAGCTAATTTGCCTATTGATTTAGAAGTAGAGAGAAAAAGAGTTGAAGGACCTACGCAACCCACTACAGAGATTGAAACAACTCCTAATCAAAACAAAGCTAATTTAGAACCAAGCAATGAGGGGGAAAACACAGAGAATGAGAGTAATGAAAGCAACAACAAGAATAACCCCACTACAGAGCTTGAAAATTCTAATCTCATAGAAAGCGAACAAGATAATGAAAACCCCATTACTTCAGAAAGCAAGAATGAAAATACAGAGCAAGGAAATCACAATGAAATTGATGAGATTTTAAAAAAGCCAATGAGTGAAATCAGCATGGAAGAAAAAAGAGCCTTGTTTAAGAAAATGCAACAAGGCGATGAAGAAAGCGAACAAGAAATTCTACAAAGCACCCAAAATTAA